ttttgcctctaatagcaaatatgttgtttgtttcaaaaaattgtttgctggaaaaggtggcctttatgaattcatcatgttttatgatatgcgagcttaactggatagtttttatggcaatagtaaagcattttcttgtcaaaatgaggttagcatctttctggtgtgttaacttaattaaatcgtgagtttgtatttgccgtctgctgcgtaaccttgatttctactctcaaaattacctccagagcctactttttgcgtagaataagcttttagaatgttcttgttttgcataaagcaagctaacaaaatctgtaccttgctgagttcgcatttgttagcgttaatagtattttcgatccgatgcttctgttttatgaggggtatattgttttggtctcccatccaaatactaaccccgccggacatgGTATAAcctcagtgaactttggtatttcaaagctgtcagatgctcagagggcacgcttaaacttgaaaattatcaacgtgTCAGCCcggaagccaatgtttctcgcttctcttttatttgttattcttcagagactggaatgctgtagttcaataccacacaattcagtaccttctgattttctgtaacatgtaccacaggcaacccagtgtatgcttcacggaagcatctcgtttaccATGAGATAGACCTAAGGAGCCCTAATCCTTGTTCTAATCCAATTCATCCATGAGCTGGCTCGCAGCGCAACTGTAATGCATCAGGAATACGAATTTAATTTGGTCTTCATTTTGTGCTCTGTAATTATTGGTGACAACTCTCAAGCATACTTAGAGCTTGAGTGAGTTAAAGTCCTTCACTTAAACTAAAGCAAAGGTGATTATGTCCCTCGGATTACTACTTGGGATGCTCTGCCATTGAGCTGCAAGAGATTTGTGGGAGTTTAAGGTGGTTGATCTAGGCTCGTGTGACAAACATTTTGTATTATGCAAGAATTGAAAGGTCAAATGGTTGCATGTTGCAATCACATTTAAGGAGTTGTTATAAATTTCAGATATAACTTTTAGACAAAAAAGGTCTGGTTAGTGGGAATGGCATTGACTGTACAAAGTAAAACAGGGATAATACCAAATGGGGTAAATTAGTTGTGGAAATTTGGATTTGGTGTTGGTTTCACTGTTAATTCGCTTAGAAAGTGGAGCACGTCTTTTTCATCAAAGCATGTTTATCTACTGTTTATCTACTGTAGTAGTTTCCAGAGAGACGAATGATCAAAATGGATTATAAAACAGTGGGCTGTAAGCATTTTGTGTATTGAGGGAAGCGCGGGTAGATGCTCACTCTAGAGAGCACTATTGTTAGCACCACTTTTGTTGCCATATTTTGGggctttttttattttctccctgCTAGATGAATCACAACTGCAAGAATTCATACAGAGCTTAAAACGTATTGTCATAGCCAGTACCGAGCACGTTGCAGATCTTCAACAACCTTTCCGGCCAAATCCGGGTGAAGGGCCACCAGCTAAAGACCTCACCGTGGACGAAATCTTTGTCAATGTTGTTATTCGTGAAGGCAGAGTGAGCTATAACTTTCCTACTGACAGATGGAAACAACTTGAAGTATACCCCATGGCCAGTGCAGAGCAGACTAATCCTTCACGACCTCAAGATATCTTTGATTCTCGTCACAGGAATGTTCTCGCTGTTGGTCGTCCTGGAATAGGGAAAACTATGTTATGTACCAGGCTTCTTCGATTTTGGGCTTCTGATGATACCAACATGCAATCGCAATTCAAAGTAGCTTTTCTTCTGAAATTCAGACACTTGAACTCAGAACCAGATCTTAATCTCCGTGACTTGTTGACAACCGCAGAAACAGTAGAACGTTTGGAAGATGAAATGTGGAAATACATTATACACAACCCAAGCAAAGTACTTTTGATTTTCGACGGGTTGGACGAATTTTCTTCAAGGTCAGGCGTTGCCAAAGACGACTCTCGCTTCAAGAACACTGCAGAGGAGAGAATGCCTCTGTGTTGTCTGTACAAGAAAATTGCTTCTGGAAAAGTTCTTCCGGGTTGTACACTGTTAACAACAGTAAGGCCAACTGCTGTGAACGATGTTAGAGAAGTGAAGTTTGACAGAACAGCTGAAATTACCGGATTTACATTGGAGCAAGTTGAGGAGTTTGTAGAGAAGTTTACAAAAGATGATGACAGTGGTAATCTAAAAGAAATAATATGGCAACATATCAGCACAAACATCAACCTGTTTTCATTGTGCTACATCCCTGtgaattgttttatcatttgtCACTGCTTACTACAACTGATTAACATCAGCTCTGATGCTGAGCACAAACTACCCGTAAAGATTACTGAAATCTACAGCATTAGTGTGAAGATTTTCTTTTACAAGCACAGCCGCGGTAAATACAGTTGCTCTAAAACTGACCTTGGTTTTTACATGTACAAGAGATTTGATGAGCTTCAACCTGAAAATGATGACGTATTTAAGAAATTGGGAAAAATAGCTTTTAATGGCATTAAAAGTGGAAAACTCGTCTTTGAATCACATGAAGTGAGTGGACTGGAGGATTGTGGGCTGCTTCACCGACTACCTGACATGAAATCTCGAAAACTTGGCGAACCTCCAAGAGCTCAATACTGTTTTACCCACTTAACTGTTCAAGAATTCTTTGGAGCTAAGCATCTTACGGATACCATGAGTAAAGACGAGCTGCAAGGATTTGTTGCCCATCATATTCGTGTTGGGGCCTGGAAAGTTGTAGTGCAGTTTGTGGCTGGACTGTTAGAGCCCAATGCAGGGCAACGAGTGACAAAGAGTGACATGTTTACTAACCTTCTTCCGGTAAAGGTTCAGAGGACCGACCAGTCAGATCTGATGTGGTGGCCACGTTCTGACAAAGACAAGGTTTTGGCTGTGGATTTATgtaagtgtttgtatgagatTGATAGAGAGCAGGAGAAAGCTGAAATTCACAGCAAAGTAGCAGAAATTGGTTTTAATGCTGTAGATTTCGGTAACATGAATCTTGTTCCAACAGACTGCGCAGCGGTGATGGATTTCGTAAGGGATGCTAATGTGATATCCCTGAAAATAAATGGAAACTCTGTCGGGTTATTGGGCTGTAAAGAGATTCAATattcactcaaagatgttaattgtaaactcactcagctagACCTCCGGAGTAACAAAATAGGAGATCAAGAAAtggcacacctgagtgatgcactcaaagatgttaattgtaaactcactcagctggaccttAGGAGTAACGAGATaagagatcaaggagcagcgcacctgagtgatgcactcaaagattttaattgtaaactcactcggCTGGACCTCGGGAAGAACAAAATAGGACATCAAGGAGcggcacacctgagtgatgcgcTCAAAGATGTTCACTGTAAAGTCACCAAGCTGAACCTCGGATGGAACAAAATAGGAgctcaaggagcagcacacgtGAGttatgcactcaaagatgttcattgtaaactcactcaactGAAACTGAGGGGTAACGAAATAGGAGAACAAGGaacagcacacctgagtgatgcactcaaaaatgttaattgtaaactcactcagctggacctctGGGGTAACGAAATTGGAGATCAAGGAACAGGACACCTGACGGATGCACTCAACGATGTCAATTGTAAACTCATTCAGGTGGACCTTGGGAGTAACCAAATAGCAGATCAAGGaacagcacacctgagtgatgcactcaaagatattaattgtaaactcactcaggtGAACCTCGAGGTTAACGAAATAGGAGATCAAGGAatagcacacctgagtgatgcactcaaagatgttaattgtaaactcattCAGGTGGATCTTGGAAGTAACGAAATAGGacatcaaggagcagcacacctgagtgatgcactcaaagatgctaattgtaaactcactcagctggacctcaGTTTTAACAAGATAGGACATCACGGAATatcacacctgagtgatgcactcaaagatgttaattgtaaactcactcgaCTGGACCTCAGATGGAACGAGATAacagatcaaggagcagcacacctgagtgatgcactcaaagatgttcattgtaaactcactcagctgaaacTCAAGGGTATCGAAATAGGAGAACAAGGAAGAGTACGCCTGAgggatgcactcaaagatgttaattgtaaactcttTATCTGAAGCTCCACGGTAACAATATAAGAGATCAAAGAGCAGCAGACTTGAGAGGTGCTCTGGAAGATGTTAATGGTAAACTCACTTCACGGGACCTCTTGGGTAACAATATAGGGGATCAAGAAGCAGTCCCTCTGAACGTTGCACAGTGCTTTCATTAAGATTTTAAGTAGGTGTCTCCCTTTTGCTAGCACCCGCTGGAGTTATTAAAAGGGGCCTTTGGCCTCTTTtcctctaggggggtctgggggcatgttCCCCcagaaaagttttgaaatcgGGAAGCTAGGAAACATGGTTTCCAGTGATTTGAGGCAAGATATTAACACCCAATCATTCATTATTTTTATCGGCAAAAAGTATTTTATATAGTTCAAGGCAGTTAATGTCATTATGTGTCCTAATCTCATGTACATTATACACTATTAAAGACTTACCTGATTGCTTCCGTGAGCTTTTTAATTTGGAGAAGCAGAAAGAAAGGTCAGCATGAACCGCTGTCGCTTCATCGTGGAACTTGAGAATGCTTAACTTATTCGATGACTATAAAAACTTATCGCGCGATTTCTTGACGATTTCGCACTTAATATTCCTTATTTCGAttcgaccgccatgttggtttgcCATGTTTGAGATgtagcatgaaaacgaggcttcGTAACATCATGTAATGTCCGCTGGAGTGTGACCATTAGTGACGATGTTTTTCGCAACTCAAAAACGACTTCTTGTGGCTTTTAAAGTGATAAAATCACAGAGTAGTGTATAAATGAATCATTTGGTGGgttttttcaacgtttttatCAGCTTTTCAATAATAACTAACCATTTAATAGAGTGAATTGCTATTTCCTTTTTATTTGACTCAATCTTCAGGCGATCAGTGGCGGACAGTTTATTCGGACCCGACCGGTTCGAATGCATCAAATCAGgcggaaaaaaaggaaaacaagtctAGACAAATTTTGCAAATGCAGAAAGTTCCTGAAGAAGCATCCGGCGAGAGGCATAAAGCTGTAATCACCGAAAGAAGACGTGAATCTAATAACGCCCCAGTCTCGGAAGAAACGGTCGCCAAATGACTCGTTGTAGCAATataccatattcgtattctcggtattggactggaactacaatcatggacaaaagtagttgggaaggttatgtaaatgaaccacaccagagctgcaTTTCAACCTGCTTCCGTCAatgctcaaaagaaatagtttcactttctcttacatagcccccttcccccctattcaatgttggacgGTACGTACACAATTTTCCACTGCAACCATTCCGTGTTGCACAACATTGTAGGAGGGGGGCGGGGACCGAAGCAATGAaaacttcaaaagtgctaaccttcccaacagttttgtctaagattgtagcttgcaatggaggctaatgcaggggaatctttgcaaatgcaaatactttctaatatattcccccgcattagcctccattgcaagctagttccagtccaataccgaaaATACGAATATTGTCTATTGTAGGTGACTCTTTGTAAAGAAGATTCAAAGCTGGACGGGTAGACGGCTGGTAGACAGGTTAAAGCTGTGGTGAAGTCTTTTTCTGGAGCTTCTGTGGAAgacatgaaattaaaaaatcgaattttgaccactgtgatgacgaatatcgtcgataagagtacagacaacgctgaaccactttcgatttgttttttaccacaatattcaacgccaaagaaagattttatttcagagcgtgacgtTGGAAACAGGCTATAAGGCCTgtttcaaacgtcgtgctaccaccgtgccgaactcaaatgaaattgtcatttcgatTTAAACTCGGcaatagcacgccgtttgaaaccattaagcGCGGCTCAGCTGAATTAAGTTAGGCACGGCAGTAGtacgacttggtttcaaacgcCGTGCTATTGTCGCGCCGAACTCAATGCATAAGTTAATGtaatgtattttgcattatttacATACTATTACGCATGCGCACAAATCAAAAACAGAAAGGCAAAATGGCGTCGTGGCGCAAAGATTTACCCGATTTGTCCGATAGCTTAAGAGAAGAGGAATCCGACGGTAACAAAAGCTCCTCGGATGTTTCCCAAGCTTTTTCAAAGAGATATTCACCTGCATCGTTCGACAGCTATAACGACAAAGAGACTGATTCAAGCGAATCCGGTAAAGGAGCCAGTGAACAGAGTACAGTCTGCAGCTCGAGGAATAGGAAGCGAAAGTGGCGGAGAAGCGTATGGGAAGAGCGCCATGTCAATGATTTAGTAGGTGTAAAAAATGTAGCAGCGAGCACTATAAGAAGAAGTTGATTTTCACGAACACGAAAAATTCGAAGAACGCAGAAATATATGACAATGTGCTCAAAGAACTGGGCCAGAGATATGAAGATGGTAGCTTCCCGTTCAGCGTATATCAGCTCAGGAGCAAGTTCAAGAAATGCATATctgattgcaaaaaaattgcattGACTGTCAAGACCTCGACGGGCGTAAAAAGGGTTCCAGATGAAAAGCAGCTTGGAGCCTGGCTTAATCAACTATTTCCACTGGTTCAAACCAGGGACTCATGTAACCTTGACATGGCAGTAGAGTCTTCTTCATCACTGCAGCAGTCTGACGGGGAGGCAGTGAAAAGAGCTTCAGATAACAGAACCGCTACTGATGAGCAATCAAGTGACGGTTTTGACCAAGGTGACGAATCTGACAAGAAACAGTTTGTGCCTATAAAGAAGGGTAGAACAAAGTCAAATCCCAAAACTCTTCTAGTGCTTTGTCCACTGCTGTGGAGCCTTtggaaaaaattgtaaataatgaCCCAACAACACAGCTTACTTCTTTTTTCAAGGAGGAAAATCAGCGAGCTGGTGAGCATGATTTAAACTTAATAGAACTTTTCATGTCACAAAGGCAGCCTGCAGTTAGTTATTCTGCAGGTCCATCCTCTATGATTTCCCCAGGAAGAAGCCCCAGTCCATTTGCGTATACAGCTCAAAGTTTACTGTACGAGGAACCTCGACAGTGCCAGTTCTCAGAGCATGAAGGGAAAAGGTATCACCAGTTGTAAAACAATGTTACATAGTGGACATTACTGTCGATATTTCTTTATATTTCCTGACTTTATCAATGGTCATCAATGTGAGGGATGATTTTAATCGTCATGAAATACATCATGAAACTTTCAGTTGGCTATAACAATGGCTGTGTTGCTTGTTAATAAACATATTGTTTCGTTTTCTGTACCTCTGAGTGTATTTGCTgtttgttgtgttgttgttgaCATTGCACAATTTGTGGAgtacaaacattaaaatgttTGTACTCCACTTAAGTAGTACCACAGTTCAGGTTTAtaaagttttgaatttttaaaactTGCTGCTTCTCTGGGTTAgaacatttatattttaaatttcaaagtaAAGTGAATGTCATGATTAAACCGTTGCATTTATTTGTGACAAAATTGTGCAATGtcaacaacaacacaacaaacAGCAAATACACTCAGAGGTACAGAAAACGAAACAATATGTTTATTAACAAGCAACACAGCCATTGTTATAGCCAACTGAAAGTTTCATGATGTATGTATAACAATACATCCCACTCTGCAATGTTACGACACTTGAGCCACCTCCACAACATGACAGAAAACGAACccagctacaacaagttgcaaaaatagtggagacacttcaccttcttggagcgctattaatttacctattatctctcacactgcagcccccctcgccccccttatcagtgttgctagcaagacaaaaaaatgttagaaacttaaacagtcaacattgaaagggggagaggggaggggaagtgggaaaggtttaaattctaggtACTGTGGGTACTGGaagctggaaaaggttttttcatgaaagtgtctcaacaattttgcaacttgttgtagcaatgAGTAATAATGAACTGGTATGATAACAAGCAGAAATTTCAAGACAAATTATGTTTCCTTGTTGATTATATACCAGTTCATCTCAAAGTCCTAAGCTATTATGAAAACACAACATGTCCGGTATATCTCGATGTATAAATCCCAAAGTGATTTTGACAGAGGGAACTATTCAACAAACCCCATGCCCTTCTTTCTCTCTCCGCAACTTTTCAGATAGACAATTACGAATTAAAGTGGCTTGGTGACATGTATCTCGAACTGGTGGACTTCGAGTCAATTGACTCATGACTTTTCTCATGACTTCCCTGTCTCTCCTCTCCCTAGACACAGGATCAGTTGTTAAATCCATTTTTCTTGACAATGAGTCCCCACGATTTATGCATATGTTGTGTAGTACGATACAAGCCATCGTTACAGTTCGCACATTCCTCGGACTACATTCATTCCTTCGATATAGAGTTCGTCATCGCCCCTTGGGCTGACCGCATGCCCCCTCTGTCACCATCCTTGCTCTGCTTAGGCGGTAGTTGAAATACTTCTGTTTCTCAGTAAGGACCGTATTGGTATATGGTTTCATCAGCCAGGCCTGAAAGGGGAAAGCTGAGTCACCAACTATTAAAGGTGGTACATAAACCTCGCCAACATTTTTAGCAATCCCTGGAAGAATTTTACCCTGTGCAATATCTTGCCATAACGTAGTTGATTGCATGATGATTGAGTCATGTGAATTGCCAGGATACCCACCACTTGCCCATATAAACCTGTCATTGGCATCGACCATCCCCATTAGAAAAAGATTGGGTCGAGTTATACCGTCGGAGGCAGACATGTGCTTGTAGGTTCCGCTAACGAGAGAAGCAAATGAGATAAAAAATATGGAATACGTTGGAATATGGTAAGAtctggaagaagaaaaagatcgACGAAAAGTAGTGCGTCAAGTATAGAGGAAAATTCGCCGTCATTTCACCCAAAGAAACGGGGAAACCTCTCAGAGTCTGACTCAGCAACAATGGCGACTGTCGAGGGTGACGAAGAAAACCATTCACTCACTGATGTGTGGAAACTATTAACAGAGGTAAAAGCGAATACAGAGAAATAAGTTCATGATGTAGAAGCTGTAAAAGAAAGTTATAATCGGTTAAAGACAAGCCTTGAATTCACACAAAGTGAAGTGGAAAACCTATCCGGTGAAAACAAAAG
This portion of the Montipora capricornis isolate CH-2021 unplaced genomic scaffold, ASM3666992v2 scaffold_477, whole genome shotgun sequence genome encodes:
- the LOC138036334 gene encoding NLR family CARD domain-containing protein 3-like, which produces MEGGKKGKLCLPVQEDCYGMPPQLKVKLPKLSGLQTASKLWGSVDLPIDILLLTAEDCEFLSCYSFLGRPVKSYNMEVGAIYFGYIGTDQNQLKVALKICRKGSVVPGGSSTAVKNAVRVLKPKAVFLVGTCSGLSSDKVKLGDVVVSAKLTTPAGFKIPVSPHLGDLVSDAPFGWVAPLENPDELEVKVHCDGDILSQAEWCKVADLQKQYPEAIAVETGGEGVLAAAYDEKVEWVVVKGVASFVNQTQPSGSEWMSFASTMAASVVAKMISDPAVFKDWPHCNQGASNIEVELANAQRRKGEESQHEDESQLQEFIQSLKRIVIASTEHVADLQQPFRPNPGEGPPAKDLTVDEIFVNVVIREGRVSYNFPTDRWKQLEVYPMASAEQTNPSRPQDIFDSRHRNVLAVGRPGIGKTMLCTRLLRFWASDDTNMQSQFKVAFLLKFRHLNSEPDLNLRDLLTTAETVERLEDEMWKYIIHNPSKVLLIFDGLDEFSSRSGVAKDDSRFKNTAEERMPLCCLYKKIASGKVLPGCTLLTTVRPTAVNDVREVKFDRTAEITGFTLEQVEEFVEKFTKDDDSGNLKEIIWQHISTNINLFSLCYIPVNCFIICHCLLQLINISSDAEHKLPVKITEIYSISVKIFFYKHSRGKYSCSKTDLGFYMYKRFDELQPENDDVFKKLGKIAFNGIKSGKLVFESHEVSGLEDCGLLHRLPDMKSRKLGEPPRAQYCFTHLTVQEFFGAKHLTDTMSKDELQGFVAHHIRVGAWKVVVQFVAGLLEPNAGQRVTKSDMFTNLLPVKVQRTDQSDLMWWPRSDKDKVLAVDLCKCLYEIDREQEKAEIHSKVAEIGFNAVDFGNMNLVPTDCAAVMDFVRDANVISLKINGNSVGLLGCKEIQYSLKDVNCKLTQLDLRSNKIGDQEMAHLSDALKDVNCKLTQLDLRSNEIRDQGAAHLSDALKDFNCKLTRLDLGKNKIGHQGAAHLSDALKDVHCKVTKLNLGWNKIGAQGAAHVSYALKDVHCKLTQLKLRGNEIGEQGTAHLSDALKNVNCKLTQLDLWGNEIGDQGTGHLTDALNDVNCKLIQVDLGSNQIADQGTAHLSDALKDINCKLTQVNLEVNEIGDQGIAHLSDALKDVNCKLIQVDLGSNEIGHQGAAHLSDALKDANCKLTQLDLSFNKIGHHGISHLSDALKDVNCKLTRLDLRWNEITDQGAAHLSDALKDVHCKLTQLKLKGIEIGEQGRVRLRDALKDVNCKLFI